A genome region from Streptomyces antimycoticus includes the following:
- a CDS encoding chitinase has translation MPLSKPTYRRLALAAAIGLLGAGAATAATAQAAPQHTAAAPSGLNGPYLYLGWGSPPKATDVMSATGTTQFTMAFMLSDGGCNPKWDGSRALTGGNDQSTINSIRSAGGDVTVSFGGWSGNKLGEKCSSASALAGAYQKVIDAYQLKSIDIDIEASEFENATVRQRVVDALKTVKQKNSGIKVYVTFGTTTTGPDANGKDLVKRGASAGLDVDGWAVMPFDFGQGSIDMAGATKSAVDGLKNTVASAYGLSSDAAYRKVGFSSMNGKTDVAGETISLNNFKDMVSYAKSHHLARVSFWSLNRDRKCGSGTDGDACSGIDQGTYDFTKVLAGYNG, from the coding sequence ATGCCTCTTTCCAAGCCGACGTACCGCAGACTCGCCCTCGCCGCCGCCATCGGCCTGCTCGGCGCGGGCGCCGCCACGGCGGCCACCGCCCAGGCGGCGCCGCAACACACCGCCGCCGCGCCCAGCGGGCTCAACGGGCCCTACCTCTACCTGGGTTGGGGCTCCCCGCCCAAGGCCACGGACGTCATGTCGGCGACCGGCACCACGCAGTTCACGATGGCGTTCATGCTCTCCGACGGCGGCTGCAACCCCAAGTGGGACGGCTCCCGCGCGCTCACCGGCGGCAACGACCAGTCGACGATCAACTCCATCCGCTCGGCGGGCGGCGATGTCACCGTCTCCTTCGGTGGCTGGAGCGGTAACAAGCTGGGCGAGAAGTGCTCCTCCGCCTCCGCGCTCGCCGGCGCGTACCAGAAGGTCATCGACGCCTACCAGCTCAAGTCGATCGACATCGACATCGAAGCGAGTGAGTTCGAGAACGCGACGGTCCGCCAGCGCGTGGTCGACGCGCTCAAGACGGTCAAGCAGAAGAACAGCGGCATCAAGGTGTACGTCACCTTCGGCACCACCACCACCGGCCCCGACGCCAACGGCAAGGACCTGGTCAAGCGCGGCGCCAGCGCCGGGCTCGACGTGGACGGCTGGGCGGTCATGCCGTTCGACTTCGGCCAGGGCTCCATCGACATGGCGGGGGCCACCAAGTCGGCGGTGGACGGTCTGAAGAACACCGTGGCGAGCGCGTACGGCCTCTCCTCCGACGCCGCCTACCGCAAGGTCGGCTTCTCCTCCATGAACGGCAAGACCGACGTCGCGGGCGAGACCATATCCCTGAACAACTTCAAGGACATGGTGTCCTACGCCAAGAGCCACCACCTGGCCCGCGTCAGCTTCTGGTCGCTCAACCGCGACCGCAAGTGCGGCTCCGGCACGGACGGCGACGCCTGCAGCGGGATCGACCAGGGCACGTACGACTTCACCAAGGTGCTCGCGGGCTACAACGGCTGA
- a CDS encoding ABC transporter substrate-binding protein, whose amino-acid sequence MRPTAPLILAATLAATAGLTSCGGGSGSDPDTVKVVYNRSTDNKIRFKDNHLAEVKKQFEKANPGKKVKLVPIQAQDNDYATKVQQMMRSPKTAPDLVYEDTFRINSDIKAGYLRPLDDYLAKWKTWDQFVDTAKAAAKAEDGKTYGVPDGTDTRGLWFNKKIFAKAGLPADWSPKNWDDILKAARTIKQKVPGVTPLNTYTGKAPGETSVMQSFEMLLYGTGEAGGNPLYDPGAKKWVTGGKGFQDALSFLRTVYSEKLGPDISDALDPNVGTTVFSEWLPEGKLAIALDGSWLGQNWLKTGGKPWPEWSKTLGQAPMPTQNGQAPGKVSMSGGWTWAITAKSKNPDLAWKFIQQLQTKDNAVTWDIVDAQIAVRKDVAQDPKYTSSMPGITFFTGLVKYTHYRPTTPVYPQVSTAIGEAMEAATTGDASPEKAAKSYDDQLTSIADGATVAASGQG is encoded by the coding sequence GTGCGCCCCACCGCCCCACTGATCCTCGCCGCCACCCTCGCCGCCACCGCAGGACTCACATCCTGCGGTGGCGGTTCGGGCAGCGACCCGGACACCGTCAAGGTCGTCTACAACCGCTCCACGGACAACAAGATCCGCTTCAAGGACAACCATCTGGCCGAGGTGAAGAAGCAGTTCGAGAAGGCCAACCCCGGCAAGAAGGTCAAGCTGGTCCCGATCCAGGCGCAGGACAACGACTACGCCACCAAGGTCCAGCAGATGATGCGGTCCCCCAAGACCGCCCCCGACCTGGTCTACGAGGACACCTTCCGGATCAACTCGGACATCAAGGCGGGCTATCTGCGCCCCCTCGACGACTACCTGGCCAAGTGGAAGACCTGGGACCAGTTCGTCGACACCGCGAAGGCCGCTGCCAAGGCCGAGGACGGCAAGACGTACGGCGTCCCGGACGGCACCGACACCCGCGGCCTCTGGTTCAACAAGAAGATCTTTGCCAAGGCCGGGCTGCCGGCCGACTGGTCGCCCAAGAACTGGGACGACATCCTCAAGGCGGCGCGCACGATCAAGCAGAAGGTCCCCGGTGTCACCCCGCTCAACACCTACACCGGCAAGGCCCCGGGCGAGACCTCCGTGATGCAGAGCTTCGAGATGCTGCTGTACGGCACGGGCGAGGCGGGCGGGAACCCGCTCTACGACCCCGGCGCCAAGAAGTGGGTCACCGGCGGCAAGGGCTTCCAGGACGCGCTGAGCTTCCTCCGGACCGTCTACTCCGAGAAGCTCGGCCCGGACATCTCCGACGCCCTCGATCCCAACGTCGGCACGACCGTCTTCAGCGAATGGCTCCCCGAGGGCAAGCTGGCCATCGCCCTCGACGGCTCCTGGCTGGGCCAGAACTGGCTGAAGACCGGCGGCAAGCCGTGGCCCGAGTGGTCCAAGACCCTCGGCCAGGCCCCGATGCCCACCCAGAACGGGCAGGCGCCCGGCAAGGTCAGCATGTCCGGCGGCTGGACGTGGGCGATCACCGCGAAGTCCAAGAACCCCGATCTGGCCTGGAAGTTCATCCAGCAGCTCCAGACCAAGGACAACGCGGTCACCTGGGACATCGTCGACGCCCAGATCGCGGTCCGTAAGGACGTCGCGCAGGACCCGAAGTACACCTCCTCCATGCCCGGGATCACCTTCTTCACGGGCCTGGTGAAGTACACCCACTACCGCCCCACCACCCCCGTCTATCCCCAGGTGTCCACGGCGATCGGCGAGGCCATGGAGGCGGCGACCACGGGCGACGCCTCACCGGAGAAGGCCGCGAAGTCCTACGACGACCAGCTCACATCCATCGCCGACGGCGCCACGGTGGCGGCGAGCGGCCAGGGCTGA
- a CDS encoding TDT family transporter: MGTGIVANAVVTLPRSSRLLRTAATVVWLGAALLLVLLAVGYLRQRTLRSHAGDPVTAQFFGAPPMALLTVGSGALLLGRPLIGTETALGVAWVLWSLGTALGLVTACTVPYLMVTRHRFTPDAAFGGWLMPVVPPMVSAATGALLVPHAPAGQSRLALLLGCYAMLGLGMVAALLVLAMIYGRLVHHEAPTGAVVPTVWIGVGALGQSVTALGALAAVAPSALPAPYARGTEVFALLGGVVVWGFTMLWAALATGLTVRTTRAGLPFAPTWWAFIFPVGACVTATSALAARTGSEMFDWLAVAFYGLLVIAWVVVTGHSLRHAARHLLPDPAGNMS; encoded by the coding sequence ATGGGCACCGGCATCGTCGCCAATGCGGTGGTCACCCTGCCGCGGAGCTCGCGCCTGCTGCGGACCGCCGCCACGGTGGTCTGGCTGGGCGCCGCGCTCCTGCTGGTCCTGCTGGCCGTCGGCTACCTACGGCAGCGGACGCTGCGGTCGCACGCCGGTGATCCGGTGACGGCCCAGTTCTTCGGAGCGCCGCCGATGGCGCTGCTCACGGTGGGTTCCGGGGCGCTGCTGCTCGGCCGCCCGCTGATCGGGACGGAGACGGCGCTGGGCGTGGCCTGGGTGCTGTGGTCGCTCGGCACCGCGCTCGGTCTTGTCACGGCCTGCACGGTGCCCTATCTGATGGTCACCCGGCACCGCTTCACACCGGACGCGGCGTTCGGGGGCTGGCTGATGCCGGTGGTGCCGCCGATGGTCTCGGCCGCGACGGGCGCGCTGCTCGTCCCGCACGCCCCGGCGGGGCAGTCGCGGCTCGCCCTGCTGCTGGGCTGCTACGCGATGCTCGGACTCGGCATGGTCGCGGCGCTGCTGGTGCTGGCCATGATTTACGGCCGTCTGGTGCACCATGAGGCCCCCACCGGAGCGGTGGTGCCCACGGTGTGGATCGGGGTGGGGGCGTTGGGCCAGTCGGTGACGGCCCTCGGCGCGCTGGCCGCCGTGGCACCGAGCGCGCTGCCCGCGCCCTACGCGCGCGGCACCGAGGTGTTCGCGCTGCTGGGCGGGGTCGTGGTGTGGGGCTTCACCATGCTGTGGGCGGCGCTGGCCACGGGACTGACCGTACGGACGACCCGGGCCGGGCTGCCGTTCGCGCCCACGTGGTGGGCCTTCATCTTCCCGGTCGGCGCCTGTGTGACGGCCACCAGCGCTCTCGCGGCACGGACCGGTTCGGAGATGTTCGACTGGCTCGCCGTGGCGTTCTATGGGCTGCTCGTCATCGCCTGGGTGGTGGTGACCGGCCACTCCCTGCGCCATGCCGCCCGGCACCTCCTGCCCGACCCGGCGGGCAACATGTCCTGA
- a CDS encoding carbohydrate ABC transporter permease, whose translation MATVTKVAAAPTETPARPGPRRGRPLRWLPLAPATVMLLLFLGGPIAYCVYIAFTNMQLTGASSTDFVGLDNFQRAFGDDDFRNAVVLTLVFTLLSSLVGQNTLGLALAALMQRASRPVRTLTGAIVIAAWVVPEIVAGFLLYAFFRREGTLNALLDWLGLPSQNWLYTLPILAVSFANVWRGTAFSMLVYSAALSEIPKEITEAAEVDGAGGLSRFWHITLPMIRRSIGTNLMLNTLQTLSVFGLIWAMTRGGPGNRSQTLPVFMYDQAFNKSLIGYGTAVALLLLLVGALFSVVYLRLMREEV comes from the coding sequence ATGGCAACCGTGACCAAAGTGGCGGCGGCCCCGACGGAGACCCCGGCCCGCCCGGGCCCCCGTCGCGGCCGCCCCCTGCGCTGGCTTCCGCTCGCCCCCGCCACCGTCATGCTGCTGCTCTTCCTCGGTGGCCCCATCGCGTACTGCGTCTATATCGCCTTCACCAATATGCAGCTCACGGGCGCGTCCTCCACGGACTTCGTGGGCCTGGACAACTTCCAGCGCGCCTTCGGGGACGACGACTTCCGCAACGCCGTCGTCCTCACCCTCGTCTTCACCCTGCTCTCCTCCCTCGTCGGCCAGAACACCCTGGGCCTGGCCCTCGCCGCCCTGATGCAGCGCGCCTCCCGCCCGGTGCGGACCCTGACCGGCGCGATCGTCATCGCGGCCTGGGTCGTCCCCGAGATCGTGGCGGGCTTCCTGCTGTACGCGTTCTTCCGCCGCGAGGGCACGCTCAACGCACTGCTGGACTGGCTGGGCCTGCCGTCCCAGAACTGGCTCTACACCCTGCCCATCCTCGCCGTGTCCTTCGCCAACGTCTGGCGCGGCACGGCCTTCTCGATGCTCGTCTACTCCGCCGCCCTGTCCGAGATCCCCAAGGAGATCACCGAGGCGGCGGAGGTCGACGGCGCCGGCGGGCTGAGCCGCTTCTGGCACATCACCCTGCCGATGATCCGCCGCTCCATCGGCACCAATCTGATGCTGAACACCTTGCAGACGCTGTCGGTGTTCGGCCTCATCTGGGCGATGACCCGAGGCGGCCCGGGAAACCGCAGCCAGACGCTCCCGGTCTTCATGTACGACCAGGCGTTCAACAAGTCCCTCATCGGCTACGGCACGGCGGTGGCACTGCTGTTGCTGCTGGTGGGAGCCCTGTTCTCGGTGGTGTACCTGAGGCTGATGCGCGAGGAGGTCTAG
- a CDS encoding DUF4352 domain-containing protein yields MRRSIAAAAAVVTLTATLVACGGSDGGSDKAGPTGPTKGAGSSSTARPTGEQSPGATAGSTQALVGKLGDTLKLVGMEGSLNGTGRIEADFTLEKFENHAKSAIGVLEPAAGNRLVAAKFTIVETGTGTYQDSGYAEANVFDANGQGYQGKPGTPTVGDSLGPNMIIKPGERVTGWIVFEVPKDAKITSVTYLMEKVGPDPERTGKWTLD; encoded by the coding sequence ATGCGCCGTTCCATCGCGGCTGCCGCCGCAGTCGTCACGCTCACCGCCACCCTTGTGGCATGCGGGGGTTCGGACGGGGGCAGCGACAAGGCCGGGCCCACGGGGCCCACGAAGGGTGCCGGCTCCAGCAGCACCGCCCGGCCGACCGGCGAGCAGTCGCCCGGCGCCACCGCCGGCAGCACGCAGGCGCTGGTCGGCAAGCTCGGCGACACCCTGAAGCTGGTGGGGATGGAAGGCAGCCTGAACGGCACGGGTAGGATCGAGGCCGACTTCACGTTGGAGAAGTTCGAGAACCACGCGAAGTCGGCGATCGGCGTACTCGAGCCTGCCGCCGGGAACCGCCTCGTGGCCGCCAAGTTCACCATCGTCGAGACCGGCACCGGCACCTACCAAGACTCCGGGTATGCGGAGGCGAACGTCTTCGACGCGAACGGGCAGGGATATCAGGGCAAGCCCGGAACCCCCACCGTCGGCGACTCCCTGGGCCCCAACATGATCATCAAGCCGGGCGAGCGGGTCACCGGCTGGATCGTCTTCGAGGTGCCGAAGGACGCGAAGATCACGTCCGTGACGTACCTGATGGAAAAGGTCGGGCCGGACCCCGAGCGCACGGGCAAGTGGACCCTCGACTAG
- a CDS encoding GlxA family transcriptional regulator, which translates to MNHKRPATGPLTVTVFVFPGVRLLDVTGPIEVFASANGFGGRYRVRTASEDGAEVTTSAGTRLGADLRVDDVREPCDVLVIPGGPEWETLIKDDALLDVVRRLHEKARCTASVCTGAFLLAAAGLLDGRRAATHWRHSRQLAARFPSVWVKPDAIFVRDGRMMTSAGVSAGIDLSLALVEDHYGAEVARAVAKDMVVFMQRPGSQSQFSVRSQVPHSRRETLRRVLDEVAENPGANHTLSAMARKAGVSVRHMTRLFDEEVGTTPARYVEQVRLEAAQVLLETGDDAMAVVARRTGFGSPESMRRAFVRHLGVTPGAYRTSFRTTGVGAEHPAPEAVSP; encoded by the coding sequence ATGAACCACAAGCGCCCTGCAACGGGCCCGCTCACCGTGACGGTGTTCGTCTTCCCGGGGGTGCGGCTGCTCGATGTGACCGGCCCCATCGAGGTATTCGCCTCGGCGAACGGGTTCGGCGGGCGCTATCGGGTGCGGACCGCGTCCGAGGACGGGGCGGAGGTGACCACCTCGGCCGGGACCCGCCTCGGCGCCGACCTGCGGGTCGATGATGTGCGTGAGCCGTGCGACGTCCTGGTGATCCCGGGCGGTCCGGAATGGGAAACGCTGATCAAGGACGACGCGCTCCTGGACGTCGTCCGGCGACTGCATGAGAAGGCCCGCTGTACGGCGTCGGTGTGCACGGGGGCGTTTCTGCTGGCGGCGGCCGGACTGCTGGACGGGCGTCGCGCCGCGACGCACTGGCGGCACTCACGGCAACTGGCCGCGCGCTTTCCGTCCGTGTGGGTCAAACCGGACGCCATCTTCGTGCGGGACGGGCGCATGATGACCTCGGCCGGTGTCAGCGCGGGCATCGACCTCTCCCTGGCGCTCGTCGAAGATCATTACGGCGCGGAGGTCGCTCGAGCGGTCGCCAAGGACATGGTCGTCTTCATGCAACGGCCTGGGAGCCAGTCCCAATTCAGCGTCCGCTCCCAGGTCCCGCACTCCCGTCGGGAGACGCTCCGCCGGGTGCTGGACGAGGTCGCGGAGAACCCCGGGGCCAACCACACACTGTCGGCCATGGCACGCAAGGCAGGCGTCAGCGTCCGTCATATGACCCGGCTCTTCGACGAAGAGGTGGGAACCACACCGGCCCGGTATGTGGAGCAGGTCCGGCTGGAGGCCGCTCAGGTGCTGCTGGAGACGGGCGATGACGCCATGGCGGTGGTGGCGCGGCGTACCGGGTTCGGCTCGCCCGAGTCGATGCGCAGAGCATTCGTACGGCACCTGGGTGTGACGCCCGGTGCGTACCGGACCAGTTTCCGCACGACCGGCGTGGGCGCGGAGCATCCGGCGCCCGAAGCCGTCTCGCCGTAG
- a CDS encoding multifunctional oxoglutarate decarboxylase/oxoglutarate dehydrogenase thiamine pyrophosphate-binding subunit/dihydrolipoyllysine-residue succinyltransferase subunit, protein MCCLYGIFTCLYYLSGCFSVDGMTQSYELEFGLNEWLVEEQHERFLHDPGSVDQAWRDLFTSSAPVTERERHDSGTVSDHAVKAVRVAALIHAYRVRGHLMADTDPLTAERSGSHPELDIMAFGLGDEDLERTFVVDGFAGQVAMSLRDVLRVLRESYCGTVGTQYMHIQSAEERRWVQRRIESPRPGADRAEQLQILYRLGAAEALETFLHTKYVGQKRYSLEGGESAIVLLDALLHRSIKTGVREAVIGMAHRGRLNVLANIVGKSYAEMFHEFEDAVDIRSVQGSGDVKYHLGAEGTYRALNGGTIAVSVVANPSHLEIVGPVAQGVVRAKQEMAADGAGTFPVLPIVVHGDAAFAGQGVVGETLNMSQLPGYRTGGTVHIVINNQLGFTTSPTYGRTSGYATDAARTIEAPIFHVNGDDPEAVVRIARLAFDYRQAFHKDVVIDLICYRRHGHSEVDDPSITQPAMYDRIVARPSVRKLYAEALIRRGDISERQVEGALRDYRERLERAFVETQALSAPGRSPARVAPGDAEDTAVAPGDAEDTAVAPGDVEDTAPPQAPTAITEATARQVIAAQTTPPQDFTVHPRVLPQLRRRAATLDAGTIDWATAETLAIGSLLLDGVPVRLSGQDSRRGTFGQRHVVLTDRHTGVEYTPLNSLGAPAADFAPYDSMLSELAALAFEYGYSLTRPDALVLWEAQFGDFANGAQTVVDEYIASSEQKWGQRSGVTLLLPHGLEGQGPDHSSGRIERFLQLCAQGNMSVAMPSLPGNYFHLLRQQALGARERRRPLVVFTPKSMLRLKAATSTLTELTTGGFRAVLPDETADAARTRRVLVCSGKVFYDLDAHRRNSNLPDTAIVRVERLYPFPERELGAELARFPADAEVRWVQEEPENQGAWSFVGPRVRRSANRPIGCVSRPPAPAPAVGSARRHAAEQKDLVASAFR, encoded by the coding sequence ATGTGCTGCCTCTATGGCATATTCACCTGTCTTTATTATCTTTCCGGCTGTTTTAGCGTGGATGGCATGACACAGTCGTACGAGTTGGAATTCGGCCTCAACGAATGGCTTGTCGAGGAGCAGCACGAGCGGTTTCTGCATGACCCGGGCTCGGTCGACCAGGCGTGGCGGGACCTCTTCACCTCCTCCGCCCCCGTGACGGAGCGAGAGCGTCATGACTCCGGCACGGTGAGTGACCATGCGGTGAAGGCGGTCCGCGTCGCGGCGCTCATCCACGCGTATCGCGTGCGCGGACATCTGATGGCCGACACCGATCCGCTCACAGCGGAGCGCAGCGGCTCGCATCCGGAGCTCGACATCATGGCGTTCGGACTCGGCGACGAGGATCTGGAGCGGACGTTCGTGGTCGACGGCTTCGCCGGGCAGGTCGCCATGTCCCTTCGCGACGTTCTGCGGGTCCTGCGGGAGTCCTACTGCGGGACCGTCGGCACTCAGTACATGCATATCCAGAGCGCCGAAGAACGTCGCTGGGTCCAGCGGCGGATCGAATCGCCGCGCCCCGGGGCGGACCGCGCCGAACAATTGCAGATCCTCTACCGGCTGGGCGCGGCGGAGGCCCTGGAGACGTTTCTGCACACCAAATACGTGGGCCAGAAGCGGTATTCGCTCGAAGGCGGCGAGTCCGCGATCGTGCTGCTGGACGCCCTGCTGCACCGCTCCATCAAGACCGGGGTGAGGGAAGCCGTCATCGGTATGGCCCACCGCGGCCGGCTCAACGTGCTGGCCAACATCGTCGGCAAGTCCTACGCGGAGATGTTCCACGAGTTCGAGGACGCGGTGGACATCCGGTCGGTCCAGGGATCCGGGGATGTGAAGTACCACCTCGGTGCGGAGGGGACCTATCGCGCCCTGAACGGCGGCACCATCGCCGTCTCCGTCGTGGCGAACCCCTCGCATCTGGAGATCGTGGGGCCGGTGGCCCAGGGAGTGGTCCGCGCCAAGCAGGAGATGGCCGCGGACGGTGCCGGTACCTTCCCCGTCCTGCCGATCGTCGTGCACGGGGATGCCGCGTTCGCCGGTCAGGGTGTGGTCGGCGAGACGCTGAACATGTCGCAGCTGCCCGGCTACCGCACCGGGGGGACGGTGCACATCGTCATCAACAACCAACTCGGCTTCACGACCTCACCCACCTACGGCCGTACGAGCGGCTACGCCACCGATGCGGCACGGACCATCGAAGCCCCGATCTTCCACGTCAACGGAGACGACCCCGAGGCCGTCGTCCGTATCGCACGGCTGGCCTTCGACTACCGCCAGGCGTTCCACAAGGACGTGGTCATCGATCTGATCTGCTACCGGCGCCACGGCCACAGCGAGGTCGATGATCCGTCCATCACGCAGCCGGCGATGTATGACCGCATCGTCGCCAGGCCTTCGGTGCGCAAGCTGTACGCCGAGGCGCTGATCCGCCGGGGAGACATCAGCGAACGGCAGGTGGAAGGCGCCCTGCGGGACTACCGGGAACGCCTCGAGCGTGCCTTCGTCGAAACCCAGGCGCTGTCGGCCCCCGGCCGCTCCCCGGCACGGGTCGCTCCCGGGGACGCCGAGGACACGGCCGTCGCTCCCGGGGACGCCGAGGACACGGCCGTCGCTCCCGGGGACGTCGAGGACACGGCCCCCCCTCAGGCGCCCACCGCGATCACCGAGGCGACCGCCCGGCAGGTGATCGCGGCCCAGACCACTCCGCCGCAGGACTTCACCGTGCACCCGCGCGTACTGCCGCAGCTTCGCCGACGTGCCGCGACGCTGGACGCGGGAACGATCGACTGGGCCACCGCGGAAACCCTCGCCATCGGCTCCCTGTTGCTGGACGGGGTTCCGGTACGGCTGTCCGGGCAGGACTCCCGCCGGGGCACGTTCGGGCAGCGGCACGTCGTGCTCACCGACCGGCACACCGGCGTGGAGTACACACCGCTGAACTCCCTCGGCGCCCCGGCCGCGGACTTCGCGCCCTACGACTCGATGCTGTCCGAACTGGCGGCGCTGGCCTTCGAATACGGCTACTCCCTGACACGGCCCGACGCCCTGGTGCTGTGGGAGGCGCAGTTCGGCGACTTCGCCAACGGCGCCCAGACCGTCGTCGACGAGTACATCGCGTCATCCGAACAGAAATGGGGGCAGCGCTCCGGGGTGACACTGCTGCTGCCGCACGGCCTGGAAGGGCAGGGACCGGACCACTCCTCCGGCCGGATCGAGCGGTTCCTCCAGCTGTGCGCGCAGGGGAACATGAGCGTCGCCATGCCCTCCCTGCCCGGCAACTACTTCCACCTGCTCAGGCAGCAAGCGCTCGGTGCGCGCGAACGCAGAAGGCCACTGGTCGTGTTCACTCCGAAGTCGATGCTGCGGTTGAAGGCGGCCACCTCCACGCTGACGGAGCTCACCACGGGCGGGTTCCGTGCGGTCCTGCCGGATGAGACGGCCGATGCCGCCCGCACCAGGCGGGTACTGGTGTGCTCGGGCAAGGTCTTCTACGACCTGGACGCCCACCGGCGAAACTCGAACCTGCCGGACACCGCGATCGTCCGCGTGGAGCGTCTCTACCCGTTCCCGGAGCGGGAGCTCGGCGCGGAACTCGCCCGTTTCCCCGCCGACGCCGAGGTGCGGTGGGTGCAGGAGGAGCCGGAGAACCAAGGTGCCTGGTCCTTCGTGGGGCCGCGGGTGCGGCGGTCGGCGAACCGTCCCATCGGATGCGTCAGCCGACCCCCGGCGCCGGCCCCGGCCGTAGGCTCCGCCCGGCGGCACGCCGCCGAGCAGAAGGATCTTGTGGCATCCGCTTTCCGCTGA
- a CDS encoding MerR family transcriptional regulator — protein sequence MLSISEFSEMCHLSPQTLRFYHSEGLLVPADVNEQTGYRSYTFEQVEQAMLVMVLRGTGMSVKLVRRALDEPDAAPALLRQHSGEVQRQRQAQDEAVSDAHEFFTSWPEARLRRVPEMTVVSKLVPGPSAGGDQYDWDEADAAVTATVQNVVKTVELCGAVVSGTPWRAWAGETPEQKRQGITAEGPHWLVKIPVTADKKAVAALPGDVEVQLFEARDELSIFIPGKSSMAKYGTALSRLLMHPLDAAYIDISRMRHLLHDDGVETTAAICKLDETDMVG from the coding sequence ATGTTGTCCATCAGCGAATTCAGTGAAATGTGCCATCTGTCGCCGCAGACGCTGCGGTTCTACCACTCCGAGGGGTTGCTCGTCCCCGCCGACGTCAACGAGCAGACCGGTTACCGCTCGTACACATTTGAGCAGGTCGAACAGGCCATGCTGGTCATGGTCCTGCGCGGCACGGGGATGAGCGTCAAACTCGTCCGGCGTGCTCTCGACGAGCCGGACGCGGCACCCGCCCTGTTGCGGCAGCACAGTGGGGAGGTGCAGCGCCAGCGGCAGGCCCAGGACGAAGCGGTCAGCGACGCGCACGAGTTCTTCACCTCGTGGCCGGAGGCGCGCCTACGCCGTGTCCCCGAGATGACCGTGGTGTCGAAGCTGGTGCCCGGCCCCTCGGCTGGGGGTGACCAGTACGACTGGGACGAAGCCGATGCCGCCGTCACCGCCACCGTTCAGAACGTGGTCAAGACTGTGGAGTTGTGCGGAGCCGTTGTGTCGGGGACCCCTTGGCGAGCCTGGGCCGGCGAGACCCCGGAGCAGAAGAGGCAGGGCATCACCGCCGAGGGGCCGCACTGGCTGGTGAAGATCCCCGTCACGGCGGACAAGAAAGCGGTCGCGGCTCTGCCCGGCGACGTCGAGGTGCAGCTCTTCGAGGCCCGGGACGAACTGTCGATATTCATTCCGGGCAAGAGCTCGATGGCCAAGTACGGCACTGCGCTCTCGCGCCTGCTCATGCATCCCCTCGACGCCGCCTACATCGACATCTCCCGCATGCGCCATCTGCTGCACGACGACGGCGTCGAAACCACCGCGGCGATCTGCAAGCTCGACGAGACCGACATGGTCGGGTGA